GTCAGCCCCCTATTGTAAACAACCGAGATCTGATTCGCACGGATCCAAAGGTCAGGAGAGGGGCTGATAATCAACATCCAGGCACCGGTTTCTCGTCCCCACCCTTTGTACAGCTAGATGCTGATGAGCACAGAAACTCACTCTGGTGCATACAGGCAGGACGTTTTCTAAAGAGTGATGGCCAATTACAATCACACACTCCTGGGTTGACGATTTGTCTAACGAGATCTGACAGTTAACTGAGAGCTGTCAATTAAGACTTTGTACAGGGTTATCCTGAGAGATGAGGAAGAAACAAGCACTTCCTGTTtatagacattttaatttaaagtcagAGTGTTTCAAgctttttttcatataaatgttGCTGCATTGTCAGCAGAGCACAATCAACCAACCTGAGATCTGAATGCCACAAGGAAAGTTCTCTGAGGGGGTTCACATTCACCTTAATgagaaaattatatattttacgTCTCTAACCATGTTCTTTTACAGTTATAATGACAATTCCACATAACCAAATTTCTATTGAAGGTGTGTTATTCATAATtcctaatttatttaatttatttactgtcaTTGCCTTATCATTTTTAACCATTGAGCATGGAGGGCAACAGTCACAATGTTCTGCAGGAGCACACATTGTGTCAGAGTGGGCTGGGTCAGCAGGCCAGAGGGGAACAGGAGGTGagagaaaatataataatgataaacacATTCCCAGCCACAGCGCCCACTCCCTCGTCTCTGGGGTACCTTTCAACCTTGTCATGTCCAATGACCTTGCATAATCCTCAGTAAAGGGACGggagattttaaataaatgtgtgtatatgtgtgtgtttgccgtGCATTTCTAATTTATTGGCCCACTGATTTGCTGATGTGCACGAGGCAGCATGCAGCTCGGAGCACTAGCCTGGAACATCCGGGCTTTGCTTCATTAGGTGCTCACGCCCTTAAGCTGCTGACATTTCCAAACTTGTTCCCCAGTCTTCTAATTGTCATAAAATATTGGACACAGCCACCAACTCTGAGGAAGTAGTGAGGCAGATTTGGATTTGACCAAAATCTTCTGGTCAATGAGGGTCACGTACTTTGATGTCTATAAGTGGAATGcattgcttttttcccccctgcaCACTACAAGAAAAGGCAACAATACAATGTGACTGAACTGGAGAGTAATCATCGACTGCATTAAACAGGTGTGACTTtgctggtgcaaaacaaatgtgattgaaatttttaaaaaaatcacaatgaaaacagacaatgaaatacatgtgtttttattaaggtTAACAATTTCGTTTTCTTTGTACTATTAATGGTACATTCAATACCACATGTGTATGTCAGAGgttgaaaaacaacatttcaagtTTTCAGTAAATTGTCTTGAGAACAGAATTCAAAAAGCTGCCTAATATAAACATTGTAACAGCtagatgttgttgtttttttggtaacattcattctttcttttttaatcactcattcacacatcAGCACAAACCGTCACTCACAAATACAGCATCAGACCAATTAACAGTGCATAAAATTCCATTATtgcccaaagaaaaaaatggcaagTTTTTATGTCAACAGTTATTGCACTACTGCAGAACAAAAGGTTTATACGTTTCAGcaaaaaagttcaaacaaataaatactcaaaaaatggaaaaggacaGTATTATTTGATGTAGATTAGAGAACCTCACACTTAGTAATAATAAGTTTTGCCACTGTATGTTTATTTCAGACTTTCGTAATTAGCcagaaaaatgataataaattaGTGGTAAAGCATCATGTTATACCTGTAACGCCTTCACTGGCAGCCACAGCATTTCATATGCAAAACCCATTAACCAATTGTGTAATGCAAGTGCAAAATATCTCATCATAATCCCCTAAAGTTATGCACATTATCAACATCATAATGTATATGTTTATACACTGATTAAAGTTTTTTGATTTGAAtagcaaagaaaatgaaagaaaacatcacAACAGAGGGAAAATGCTGATGCAACCAACTGCGAACATTTGCATTCAGACATTAAAACTCACTTACATATTGAGGCGATGTACACAGTTCAGCAGCACTAACGAGTAGAGGTGAGCAGTATTATAAGAATTATACCTTCTATCAATCTCTAGAAGGACAGGCGAGTTGGGCCTGTCGCTAACTAAttctaataaatacaataattctGTGTTGATTATATATTCACAATTatgattaaaactaaaaaaataaagaaaagaatcaTATTTGAGAAGCTGATATCAgcaaatatttgcacttttaacCCCCCTGGCTCTAGAGATGgtaatgtttgttgtttggtaGTCACTCTACAACTTTGGTCTGCACTTTAATAAATCAACAATTTTTAGTTTGTTCAAGTTCTTCCAACATTAAATTATCATAGGATTAATGAGTAATTATGCTGATCCCCTGAGTTTTTCACCACCACCATAAGGTTCAAATGATTGTTCAGAGTGACATCAGCTATTGTATTTCACACAATAGTACAAAACTATGAAGTCACAGTGCTGCTAGCCTGGCTATTGTgggcttttcttttaaaatgaccTACAAAGTTATTTCAATATCAAAATGATTGCTGAGTGCTTGAATTAATTCATCAGTGACTGAACAAATGAGTGTGTGACTATGTAGAATGCACAATTATCCACAAACACCCCTTCCTACCGGAAATTGTATTTAGTTAGGTGTTTCTACTTCTCTGGTCCTGGATTTTGCTGGACTCCTTTCTTCTCTATAGCTTCAGCCTCAGCTTATTCCTTTGATGCCTCTGGAGTCTGTTTTGTCTCTTGCTCTAAGACAATCACCTGGTCCTGGTTCTCTATGTTGTTTTGGTTCTGCTCTCTGTCCATTGCTCTATTCTCTTTTTCCAGCATGTAATAGTTGTAGATGTTCATAATGAAGAGGAAGAGGCCGCCAGTCACGATCACTGAGCCACACATGAAGAAAAGGTACTTATAATCACCAAAGATGTCAACCAATAGCCCTGGGTGGGGAAAAGCAGAAGAGTGCAAAAATGATATTTCAAGCAAGAAAGGGTATGtacaccacagaaacacacctgGGAATGTACACcatgacacacaaaacacaacaaatcacTGTATAATGTGTGAAATCAACCACCTTACAAGTTTGAAGGTGATGAGTGTGTGGGAGGGAGTCAGAGTGAGCATTGGACAATTTGAGAAAAGCCATTACAGCCTTCCTGGCTTTCCCTAGACCTCTTGGTAGGCAATAAGGAGGCTGCTACCAAAACGAATCAGAAGAGAGACCCATTCTCTGAGCCATAAATATCAAACCCAAGTCTGCAGAAAAGTGACAAATCTGTTTTAGATCAGATTTAAGCCTCCAGGTTTTTAGAGTTTTAACTGCAGCTTCCCCCACTCCCCCACCCTCCACCTTCAGACTTAGATTGATGGCTGAGTGTCaccatctctctcactctgaGCATGTGTGATGATCTATCTGTCCAATTCAGTGTATTATAATTCCTTCTTTATACCACTTTACTGGTAAAATGGAAGGTTCCTTTATTATCTAAATAATTCcagagaaagtgttttttttttttgtcctttcggcttatcacgtgagttcagggttgccacagcggatcattgtccgcatgttgatttggcacagtttttacgacGAAtggccttcctgacgcaaccctcccatatttctacCCGGCTTGGACCagcgctgcacagctgggcgcgggaatgggctgttaggggtcagtgtcttgcccagagacactccGACACAGTCGAagatatagctgggaccgggaattgaaccactgaccctgtggtctgtggacaaacTTTCAACACAGCCAGTATATACAAGGtttgtttatagttttttttctggcagACAGTTATTCCCCCCAAACTTTTAAGAAATCTTTGGCTCTATCTGTTGCGACTGCTGTTACTTAACAACACTAGAGACACCTTTTTAGAACAGCACATTATAGTATCttataaaaatgaatagaaTTTATGGGCAGTTTCCTTGGTAAGACCTCTTAAGCACGCTAATTACTGTCTTTACAACACATAATTAAGATAACGATGATGTTGGCATGTGGGTGCATGCACTGTACTACACCAGGAGTAGTCACTTTGCATTTGGATCAATTTCAACCTTTTCAATGCAGACTGTATCTGATTGATAGCACTCATCTGTTGTGTGTACACCAATGAACATCACCCTCATTAAGACGGTCCTTGATTAGTTGAGTGGTAATTAGGTCCATCTGGCATAGTCACctcttttttaatgtattcaCAGCCTAATTATGGCCCAGGTACAGCACTTTAATGACGAGAGTTTGAACTGAGCATTATTAAACACCCAAAGCAAAAGGCTAATTACACCCGCTTACCTCACTTCCTCCTAATTGGATTGACCTGCAGGTTTGGGGGAGCGGTAACAAGCAGACTGGTTAGGGGACACATAACGATTGTGCCCTCTGGAGGACAATGTTAGATGTGCAGGGAGGCGCAGAAGCGCCTCAGAACAGGGTCACACCAGACAAACTTGGGGGCCTATAAATTTTCACCTCATTAAAACTCAGGttgaaggcaaaaaaaaaaagtttgtcgCTGAGATGATGATTAAATCATGTGCAGCTCCAATATATTATAATGGTCTAGGACACTAAGCAGGCCTCTCTAAGTGAACTTTAAAAGTGACAGATTTATTGATGCACAGGCAGAACTCCAATCAATTACTTTACTTATGGTGAGAACGTTActgtgtgtcactgtgctgAAACTGATAACAGCACTCATTTCAATGCCCTGGTGCATGTTTGGTGCTTCACTGTGTCATGACTGACAGCATTCTTCACTGAGTACAAAATGTCAGAatctttttgcagttttaacagctattttggtttttttttgctctaaCATCTTTGATCCAAGAAGGTGTGGTTTACAGTGACTTATCAGAGAGTAAACAAGTACATTTTGTACATGTTGGATGAAAACTTTCTTTGTGTGACTCCAACACTCCACTGTAGGCAACATGTGACTATGGTATGACAAACAGTATGATACAAGTGTTGTTTGTCATGGCATCAACCAGTGATGATGGATGATTTCATTGCTCATCTTGTGTGCAATGAAACATTTAACTTGCAAAGGATAGACAGTATTCTGTCTGTCCTCGAGACCTATTTGTCATAATGGGAAactacaaataagtcaactAAGTTCTAACACTCTTGTTTCCATTAATGATTGACAAAAAAATGCGAGGACTGCCCAGCAAAGTCCACAGAAGCTATAGTAAAGCAGCACCTTGGATGAGCTGAAATTGTGAAATCTTTggtagttttatatttataaactgTTTTCTACAGGAACTTGACAACCTCTAACCATTGCCTATACCTAAACCAATGTATTTTACAAATCAGGAATGATCAGATATATGGATATCAGATTGGGGATCGggagttctgtttttattcatttagaaaTGTTACTATTTCCAGTCAGCTTTAGAGACTTTTATTACATATAATACTTCTGATTTGTCCTGAATCACGAGACAGCTATTTTTATAGTGGgtattttaaaacatgcaatCCCCAAAATGGCAAGAATGCAGAGTGTAAATAATACTACAGTTCTTCAGACCATGAACACAGTTGTCCAACACTTAATCTAAAGCCCTGTCAGAGAATTAGGGCTTTTTctcatacagtatttaatggcccaagaaaagttaaaatattcagCGGTAAAGTTAAAAATACCACTCCCTCTCTAAATCACACAAATCTGATCACATATACATGATACACATGATTTTAGATACAACATAATCCCACATATTGATACCTATTACTTCAAAATACCAATTGTGAACAAACATTCTTAAATCCCCTTAGAAAAAACTTCATTTCTGAAGCTTTTCTTGAGTGTTAAAGTGATGCAGTGACTTTCTGCACATTGCATCCACGGGTACACTGCCAAAAGGAACAGCTAACAACTAATTTGCCTTTAATCTAATAGGAAATCTTACAGCAGACAATCCATGAAAGCCTGAGCAATGAGTACAGCAATAAATAACCAGGACTTTTTTGTGGGCCACTCTTGGACCCCAAACCAACCCTACACCAGTGAAAATTCTGTTCAATTCAGTGCTATGTAATTCAGCATAATGTGGTTTGTATATGTACATTATTCAGTAGCCCCTACTGTTGCTAAAAGTAGAAGCTTAAGAAAATCTAGGTGCACTGAGTAAATGTGCCTGGTAGTGTTTGGTGTGTAGTCTTGTTTTGTTGAGTTGAGTTAGTTGTCATTTATGTAACTTGACAGATTATGTTCAGTGTGCAGTTACCTGCAGCAGGTGGTCCCAGTAGCATGGGAAAGCACTCAATGATGGTGACTAGTCCAACTGCACTTGGGAAGCGTTGATTTCCCATGAGATCCATCAAGCATTCAAATATGAGGGCGAAAACCATGCCAAAACCAATGCCAAAAAATACGGCATAGACCACCAGGAAGGTGTAACTCTTCATCAGTGGGCACAGTAGGTGGCATGTACCATTGAATATCATAGCAAAGCTGAAGAAGTACTGGATTCTGGACCTGATCCATTTGGTATTGGCTACCAGGCCAGTGCCAGGTCGAACAAACATGTCCACAAAGCCTGTAATAGACAGCAGATAGGCTGCAGAGTACTCCTCTACACCTTGTACAACAGCATAGGCTGACAGGAAAACGATGGGTGCATAGGCTCCAAAGATAAACATCATGTTTCCTATGAGGTAAATGACGAAGCCTCTATCCTTGAAGAAGGACAAATCCAAGAATGTAGCATTTTTCATACAGCTTCCTTTAAGCTTAGGGTTGCACTTATTTGACTGTTCCTCTACTTTATTCTGTAGTGCAGAGGAGCCTGGTTTACACGGTACAACAACAGGCCTCATCAGGGCCCCAGCAACACAACAATTAAGCATCAGGCCCCCAAGGATAAACAGGCTTCCTCTCCAGCCAAACTTGTCCAATAGATATTGGTTGAGAGGGGCCAGGACGCACAGAAATACTGGACTTCCAGCCATGGCCAGTCCATTGGCTAAAGGACGCTTGGCCACGAAATACTTGCTGATGATGGTGAGGGATGCATTCAGGTTTAAAGACAGTCCACATCCTGtaggtagaaaaaaaagaaaaacataattttaaaaagtcacgTTCCACAAATCCTCTGCAAGAAAACCCTCCTAAACCTAAACTCCGAAGGGTACttgctaaattaaattaaagactGGTTCTGCATGGTGCTCATTAAGGTTCCATCTCATTTCACTTTTGCCAGCTAAAATCTCA
This genomic interval from Channa argus isolate prfri chromosome 5, Channa argus male v1.0, whole genome shotgun sequence contains the following:
- the LOC137127750 gene encoding monocarboxylate transporter 2-like; translated protein: MPHAPANELGYKPLDGGWGWMVVFGAHISIGFAYSTPKALSIFFKEIQEDLGASYSEIAWISSIMLAAMYAGGPVSSVLVNRFGSRPIVISGGLMCGLSMVTASFGSSIVYLYFCIGIIGGCGLSLNLNASLTIISKYFVAKRPLANGLAMAGSPVFLCVLAPLNQYLLDKFGWRGSLFILGGLMLNCCVAGALMRPVVVPCKPGSSALQNKVEEQSNKCNPKLKGSCMKNATFLDLSFFKDRGFVIYLIGNMMFIFGAYAPIVFLSAYAVVQGVEEYSAAYLLSITGFVDMFVRPGTGLVANTKWIRSRIQYFFSFAMIFNGTCHLLCPLMKSYTFLVVYAVFFGIGFGMVFALIFECLMDLMGNQRFPSAVGLVTIIECFPMLLGPPAAGLLVDIFGDYKYLFFMCGSVIVTGGLFLFIMNIYNYYMLEKENRAMDREQNQNNIENQDQVIVLEQETKQTPEASKE